DNA from Trueperaceae bacterium:
TCACGCCGGGAGCGTGTTCGTCGCGGGCGCTAACGATCATCTCCCGCAACTGATCCGCCAGCCCGCTGGCCGAGTCGTCTCGCCGGTCGCGGGCGGCGCGGGCGACGACCTGCCCGTCGAGGTCGGCCAGGTGAAGGCGGATCCGCCTCGAACGGATGCTCGCCCCGGCGACGAGCCCTGCGGCCGAGTTCACCCTCAGGAGCGTCTGCGGGCGGCCGATGGCGGCGGCTACTCGCTCGCCCTGCTCGACGAGGCCCGCTCTGATGAGCGTCTCGGCGACCCTGCCGACCGACGCGGGCGAAAGTTCGAGCTTGCGGGCGAGGTCCGAGCGCGAACTCGGCCCACCCCTCGCCAGCTCCTCGTAGACGGCGCGGTGATTGAGGTTCCGGAGTAGGCCGTTGCCTCCCACGACCGGACCACCGGTCTTGTCCAGGTTCTGGTTCACTCTTTATTTCTCTCTGAGCGATAGTAACTCACCGCTCGGTGGGCCGGGCTGGATGAGCAGCACTCGATGACCCGCGCTCGGTGAGTCACGGTCGTGATCAGCACTCGGTGAGCCGCGCTCGTGGCCAGCACTCAGTGAGTCGCGCTCTGTGACACGCGCTCGATGACCAGCGCTCGGTGGGCCGCGTTCAGGCGCTCTCCCCTGGGCCTCTCGGCCGCCCCGGCGCGAGCAGCGCCACTCCCACGATCAGCGCAGCCGCAGCCGCCAGGACGGCGAGGAGCGGCGTCCCCAGGTTGGCGACGAGGATGGCGACGACCGCCCAGAGTGCGACGAGCGCGTAGGCATGGTCGCGCTCGCGCCCGAGTACCCACCACACGACCGCGCACAGCAGGGCGAGAGAGAATCCGGTTCACGCCAGGTCGAGTGGCCGGGACCGAAGCGGACCCAGGTCGTAGAGGAACACGGCCACGTTCACCAGGGTCGCGGCGCTTATCCAGCCCAGGTAGATGCTGAACGGCAGGCGGAGGCACCAGAAAGAGGTCGCTCCGCCGCGAACGCCACGCGTTTCGCGGTAGAGGATCACCAGCGTGGCCAGCAGGCACAGCATCAGCAGCAGGCTGAGCGGCACCAGCAGGTTGTGCCAGGCGACCAGCCAGGCCACGTTGAAGAGGCAGGAGAGCAGGAAGAGGAGGCGGATCCGGTCGAGCCGCCCGGCGGCCCCTGCGGGAAGCGCCTGGTAGAGCGTGAAGGCGGCGAGGCCCAGGTAGATGACGCTCCATATCGAGAAGGCGTAGTCGGCGGGCGTGACGGAAACGGGGAACCGGCTCGACACCTCGCCGGTGGTCCGGCCTGCCAGCGGCAAGCTGACGGCGAGATAGTTCATCGCCAGCACGACGATGAAGGCGAACACCGTGAGCCACGGAAGCCACCGAACCCGGCGGCGACCCGCCTTCGCGACCGTCGAACTCATGATCGCACCCCCTGGCGATGCTACGCCTGCGCCCGCCCGCGGACTTGGTCCGGCGACTCCGAAGCCAGTGGCTCCCGAACCGTCGGGGCTGTCGTTCGTCGACCCTCAGCCGGAAGCCAGCGAGAGCTCGGCCTGCCGGACGAACCCGCCGTACTTCCCCCTGAAGTAGGTGAGCGGCTCTCCCGCCTCATCCTGGCGAACCGCCTCCACCAGACCGAGGAAGATCGTATGGTCACCCGCCTCGTGCCGGGCGTGGGCCGAGCAGACGAGGTGCCCGATCGCGCCGCGAACCACAGGCAGGCCCGCGAACCGTTCGAACGGCTGGGCGACGCGCACTCCGCGTCCGGCGAAGTGGTCGGAGAGCGCCGACTGATCCTCGGCGAGGATGGACACGGCGAACTCGTTCGCCCGCACGAGACTCTCGTGCATCTTGCTGGAACGGTCGATCGACACCGCGATGAGGGGCGGCTCGAGTGAGACAGACATGAAGGCGCTGACCGTGAGCCCGAAGGGGAGCCCGTCCAGTTCGGCCGTCACCACCGTGATGCCGCTGGCGAAGCGGCCGAGCGTATTCCTGAAACTTGGTGCGTCTACCATCGCCCCTCCAGGTGCTGGTCGGACTGGCTAGTGGGTACACGTTAGGGCGAACGCTTGTACGAATCAATGGTGGACGGCAACACGCTTGCCGCTTACACTTGTCCTGCATCACAACGTCAGCCCGCTCCACAGGGAGACCGAATGCCTACGATAGCGTCACTCTTGGCGAAAGGTGAACTCGAACTGGAGCTTCATTGTGGAGATCCACAAGCAGACTTCCGAGCTGTCCGCCATGTGGACCGGCTGGAAGAACAAGCCTGGCTGGCACCTGGAGAGCTGAGACTCGTCGAGGACCCCTCCATCGAACCGCGAACGGCGCTTCGTGACGCTCCCGCCGCCATACTCTTCGGCCTCACACCCACCCAGCGCGAGCTGCCCGCACAACTGCTCCGACTCGCCTGCGAGCAAAGAGTCGCCTTCCTGTCGGCCCCCGCAGGCGTGAACCTGGACAGGGTCGAGCGCACGGCCCTGCGGTTGCTGGTGGGCGAGGAGGGCGACTCCCTGTCGGCCGCCGGCGCCCTGATGCGTTATCTGGCGCAGGGGTTGGAGAGCGTCAAACCGGAGCGCGAGATCATCGAGCGCCTCCACCACCTGACCGGAGCCTCGTTCCTGTTGCGGACTCCCTGGAGTGGCGAGGTGGCTCGCGCGGGACGCCGGGGCTGGCCACGACTCGACCTCGATGAGGGCGGGCTCGTCGAGGGCCGGCACGAGGTCGGTGGCCAGCCGCTGCTCGTCCTACGAGTGGCGAGGGCGGGCACGCCTTACGCCCTGCTGCTGGCGCGGGACCTGGGCCGCCAGCAGCTTCCCCTGCTCGAGACGGCGAGGATGCTGCTGGAGGTAGTCGCGGCCGAACGACGGGCCGAGCTGCGCGGCGAGCAGGCGCGCCGCTCCACGCTCCTGGCCGCCTGGCTCTCGGGCAAGGCCGAATCCGAGTTCCTGGGACCCAGGATGAGCGAGCTGGGGATAGAGCTCGACCGGCAAGCGGTCGTGGCCGTGGCCGAGCAGGGGGGCACGGGCCCCCGGCGGAGCGGCGCCGGGCAACGAGCCGCCCTTCATGCCATGCGCCAGGCCGGAGACGAGATGTTCGCCGCACTCGCAGTGGCGGCACTCTCGGACATCCGCGGCGACACCGTCATCTGGGCCTTCCCAGCCAGCCAGACCGCGCCCTACCTCGAGCGGCTCGAGCGGGCCCTCTCGGCAGGAGTACAGCAGCCGGTCCGCCTGGGCATGAGCATCCCCGGGCAACTCGGCAGCGACGCCGGCAGCGCCTACTTCCAGGCCCTGCTCGCCTTGCAATCGGTAACCGGCGACAGCGGCTCCGCCATCTTCTCCGAGCTGGATCCGGTGTACTGGGTGCTTCAGCAGCAACCGCTGGTCAACCTGCGAGCGCTGCGCGACCGGATGTTGGGGGAGCTGCGGGCCGGCGACAAGGACGGCAAGCTGTGGCGGACCCTGGCCGCCTATCTGCGCTCACCCGACGACATCGGTTCCTTGGCGGAGGAGCTGCACGTGCACCCGAACACCCTCCGCTACCGCCTTCGGCGGATCGAGGAGCTGACCGGCAAGTCGCTCGGGAAGCCAGCCAACGTCGCCGAGCTCTACCTGGCCGAGCGTATCGACCGGATGCTGGAGCGCGGAGTCGGGACCGCTGAATAGCTCGGCGTAGTCGATCGTTACAACTCGCGTGGCAGAAGTAGTGCGCGCCCACAATTGAGCCGTGCCATCGAGAGCCCTATACTCCGGCACAACCGCTCTGTATCCGGCAGCGCAGCCTTCTGCCGTGCATTCGAACGAATCGGGGGTCAGATGAAGCCGCTAAAGGGTTCCATCGTTCCGTTGCCCACGCCCTTCACCGGGCCGGACAACCGTATCGACGAAGAGTCTCTGCAGCGCATCGTAGCGTTCCAGCTGGAGAACGGGTCGCACGGAGTCAGCACCACCGGCACCACCGGGGAGCCGTCGTCCCTCAGCCTGGCCGAACGCAAGCGAGTCACCGAGCTGGTGGTCGAACTGGTCTCGGGACGTGTCCCGGTCGTGGCCGGAACAGGCACCGCCAACATCGACGAGACCCTGGAACTGACCCGGCATGCGGTGGAGGCGGGCGCCGATGCGGTGCTCGTCATAAGCCCCTACTACGTGAGGCCGAACCAGAATAGCCTCTTCGAGTACTTCAGCCGCGTCGCCCGCGAGGTGCCAGACACCCCACTGATCCTCTACAACATCCCCGGTCGCACCGCGGTGAACATCGAGCCGGCGACCATAGGCAGGCTAAGGCAGTCCCACCCCAACATCGTGGGCGTGAAGCATGCGACCAAGAACCTGGACGACGTCTCCTACACCTTCGTCCACGCAGGTCGCGACTTCGGCGTCTACTGCGGCGCCGAGACGATGACCTATCCCATGCTCACCCTGGGCGGTTCCGGGCACATCAGCGCTACGGGCGTCGTGGCGCCGCGAGAGGTAGCCGACATCTACGACCTGGCTGCGGCCGGCAAGTGGGACGAGGCCCGCGACCTGCACTTCAGGATGCTCGAGCTCAACGACATGCTCTTCATCGAGATCAACCCGGTGCCGCTCAAGACCGCACTCTCGATGATGGGCCTGTGCGAGGCGCGCTGGCGACTGCCGCTGGGCCCGATGATGCCGGAGAACGAGGCCAGGCTGCGCGCGACGCTCGCGAAGTACGGCATCGTCGAACGCCAGGAGGTAGAGGCGTGACGGGCGGTCGGCCCAGGCCCAGCTTCCACCTGGCCCAACCGGCAGCCACAGCCGGAGGCCGCAGGTGAAGCACGCGCGCGTCATCGCCGACGGCCGGTTCGAGGAGGTGGTCGTCGAGGAGGAGATGGTGGTCACGGCCGCCGGGCGCCGCTACCGGGAGGAGGAGGTCAACTGGCTGCCGCCTATCGAACCGGGCACGATGCTGGCTCTGGCGCTCAACTACGGCGACCACGCCAGCGAGCTCGAGCTGGAACGACCCGAGCAACCTGCGCTCTTCCCGAAGCTGAGGAACGCGCTGGTGGGCCACCGAGGCAAGATCGTGCGACCCAGTGGCGTGCAGTTCATGCACTACGAGAACGAGCTGGCGGTGATAATCGGACGGCCGGCGAGGCGCGTGAAGGCCGCCGAGGCGTACGAGTACGTCAAGGGGTACACGATCTTCAACGACCTGGTGGTGCGCGACTTCGTGATCAACCACTTCCGGCCGCCCATCAAACCGAAGAACTTCGACACCTTCGGACCGATGGGCCCCTGGTGGGTGGACGCGGCCGACATCGGCGATCCTCAGGAGCTCGAGCTCCGCACGCTCGTGAACGGCGAGGAGCGTCAGCGGGGCAACACCCGCGACATGCTCTACAAGATCCCCGAGATCATCGAGTACGTTACCGAGTTCATGACGCTGATGCCCGACGACGTGCTGCTCACCGGCACGCCCAAGGGGATAAGCCACCTGCGGCCCGGCGACACGGTGCGCTGCGAGATCGAAGGTATCGGCGCGCTGGAGAACAGCGTGGTTGCCGAGCCAGAAGACGAGCCGGAAGACGAGGTCGGAGTGGATCGAGCCGCCGAGGGAGCGCGGGCATGAGGGTATCGGAGGGGTTGGGATGACGGTCGCCGGGACCACCAGCGAGGCGGCCGAGAACCGCCAGCTCGCACTCCGCTTCGCTGGGCGCTTCGCCGAGATCCGCCACCTCATCTCCGGGGAGTGGACGGCGTCGGCCTCCGGCGAGACGTTCGAGACGCGCAGCCCGATCGACGACCGCCTCATCGCGAGCGTCTATGCGGGCGGACCCGAAGAGGTCGACCGCGCCGCCCGGGCCGCGCACGAGGCGTTCCCTGCCTGGCGCGACCTGCCCGCCAGGGAGCGCAAGCGGCTCCTCCACCGGGTAGCCGACCTCATCGAAGAGAACGCCCGGGAGATCGCCCTGCTGGAGGTGCTCGACACCGGCCAGACGATCCGTTTCATGAGCAAGGCGGCCGAGCGAGGCGCGCAGAACTTCCGCTTCTTCGCCGATCGCTGCGAGTCGGCCCGCGATGGTCT
Protein-coding regions in this window:
- a CDS encoding flavin reductase family protein, coding for MVDAPSFRNTLGRFASGITVVTAELDGLPFGLTVSAFMSVSLEPPLIAVSIDRSSKMHESLVRANEFAVSILAEDQSALSDHFAGRGVRVAQPFERFAGLPVVRGAIGHLVCSAHARHEAGDHTIFLGLVEAVRQDEAGEPLTYFRGKYGGFVRQAELSLASG
- the hpaI gene encoding 2,4-dihydroxyhept-2-ene-1,7-dioic acid aldolase, with translation MKPLKGSIVPLPTPFTGPDNRIDEESLQRIVAFQLENGSHGVSTTGTTGEPSSLSLAERKRVTELVVELVSGRVPVVAGTGTANIDETLELTRHAVEAGADAVLVISPYYVRPNQNSLFEYFSRVAREVPDTPLILYNIPGRTAVNIEPATIGRLRQSHPNIVGVKHATKNLDDVSYTFVHAGRDFGVYCGAETMTYPMLTLGGSGHISATGVVAPREVADIYDLAAAGKWDEARDLHFRMLELNDMLFIEINPVPLKTALSMMGLCEARWRLPLGPMMPENEARLRATLAKYGIVERQEVEA
- a CDS encoding helix-turn-helix domain-containing protein — encoded protein: MPTIASLLAKGELELELHCGDPQADFRAVRHVDRLEEQAWLAPGELRLVEDPSIEPRTALRDAPAAILFGLTPTQRELPAQLLRLACEQRVAFLSAPAGVNLDRVERTALRLLVGEEGDSLSAAGALMRYLAQGLESVKPEREIIERLHHLTGASFLLRTPWSGEVARAGRRGWPRLDLDEGGLVEGRHEVGGQPLLVLRVARAGTPYALLLARDLGRQQLPLLETARMLLEVVAAERRAELRGEQARRSTLLAAWLSGKAESEFLGPRMSELGIELDRQAVVAVAEQGGTGPRRSGAGQRAALHAMRQAGDEMFAALAVAALSDIRGDTVIWAFPASQTAPYLERLERALSAGVQQPVRLGMSIPGQLGSDAGSAYFQALLALQSVTGDSGSAIFSELDPVYWVLQQQPLVNLRALRDRMLGELRAGDKDGKLWRTLAAYLRSPDDIGSLAEELHVHPNTLRYRLRRIEELTGKSLGKPANVAELYLAERIDRMLERGVGTAE
- a CDS encoding fumarylacetoacetate hydrolase family protein is translated as MKHARVIADGRFEEVVVEEEMVVTAAGRRYREEEVNWLPPIEPGTMLALALNYGDHASELELERPEQPALFPKLRNALVGHRGKIVRPSGVQFMHYENELAVIIGRPARRVKAAEAYEYVKGYTIFNDLVVRDFVINHFRPPIKPKNFDTFGPMGPWWVDAADIGDPQELELRTLVNGEERQRGNTRDMLYKIPEIIEYVTEFMTLMPDDVLLTGTPKGISHLRPGDTVRCEIEGIGALENSVVAEPEDEPEDEVGVDRAAEGARA